The Chroicocephalus ridibundus chromosome 3, bChrRid1.1, whole genome shotgun sequence genome has a segment encoding these proteins:
- the OST4 gene encoding dolichyl-diphosphooligosaccharide--protein glycosyltransferase subunit 4, with the protein MITDVQLAIFANMLGVSLFLLVVLYHYVAVNNPKKQE; encoded by the coding sequence atgATCACGGACGTGCAGCTCGCCATCTTCGCCAACATGCTGGGGGTGTCGCTCTTCCTCCTCGTCGTCCTCTACCACTACGTGGCCGTCAACAACCCCAAGAAGCAGGAGTGA